In Apium graveolens cultivar Ventura chromosome 10, ASM990537v1, whole genome shotgun sequence, the following are encoded in one genomic region:
- the LOC141692461 gene encoding CEN-like protein 2 codes for MTSSVTDPLIIGRVVGDVVDHVLPSNVKMNVIYNSKKHVYNGHELFPSLIKIKPKVSVLGGDMRSFFTLIMTDPDVPGPSDPYLKEHLHWVVTDIPGTTNASFGRELVSYEIPRPNIGIHRFVFLLFKQTRRQTVMSVPMIRDGFSTRRFAEENELGFPVAAVFFNCQRETASRRR; via the exons ATGACATCTTCAGTCACAGATCCTCTTATAATTGGAAGAGTGGTCGGAGATGTTGTAGATCACGTTTTACCAAGCAATGTCAAAATGAATGTTATCTACAACTCCAAGAAGCATGTCTATAATGGCCATGAACTCTTTCCTTCTTTGATTAAGATCAAACCTAAAGTCTCGGTTCTCGGTGGTGATATGAGATCCTTCTTCACCCTG ATCATGACTGACCCTGATGTTCCTGGTCCTAGTGATCCATACCTGAAAGAGCACCTGCACTG GGTGGTCACAGACATTCCAGGCACTACAAATGCTTCATTTG GTAGAGAGCTGGTGAGTTATGAGATACCGAGGCCAAATATAGGAATACACAGGTTTGTGTTTCTACTTTTCAAGCAGACGAGAAGGCAGACGGTGATGAGCGTTCCTATGATAAGGGACGGGTTCAGCACCCGAAGATTCGCAGAAGAAAACGAGCTTGGTTTTCCTGTTGCTGCTGTTTTCTTCAATTGTCAGAGGGAGACCGCTTCTAGAAGGCGTTAA